One stretch of Micromonospora echinospora DNA includes these proteins:
- a CDS encoding VWD domain-containing protein, giving the protein MRWILRLVAALAVLVTALATGAASGAAAPADGGLGLALRPGQADYRSGDQVRLDLTVTNTTGAACALATRAVGTVQVIGVRRDGRDLTPTLARSFHDDGIGAAATAALTTVEPGATATVASTGVRLRDGEVVLRSVAATPDGGGLDTLWPVGAPGRYEVTAGYVTLPVTGAADLCAGATALRTTTFTVSDDGGTGLRRLWVVAGGALALLAVALVVLLLVRRRRRPTAAAVALLLVAVGALVGGGARPARADYGVDPTAGVPVSGVDFQAAVDGCLAGFALPGGDPSGLLPRLRDKKSPRVRIIPTTGGSGAFETPQSADGKGSSTVTWNPTSTDPYGDGVARDPCAALYHELNHADDISRDAVPQGECGGTAIRTAEVKATLAENRYRAAKGLPPRTEYDGKTLPKSLDECKKPAKKTPPPKGPVKLCEDGADCGGSNGDPHLVTFDRVAYDFQAVGEFVLVASTGGDPLEVQVRQTPMAGTRTASVNSAVAFRIGAHRVALTLTGGGTRVHVDGAPLAAPSDRTDLAGGGTLARRPSDTGPADGYDVTWPDGSAAAVDQIGSYGYRVLVRLADGRAGKVRGLLGDFDGDPADDIAPASGAALAQPVPFDKLYPAYADSWRIAAGRSLLHYDDGQDTGTFTDRAFPEREVTVGDLDPARRAAAEQICRWAGVTAPAQLAECVFDVAVSGRPEFAVAGASTERVAPPAATPISAVPVAAATLTPGGAPLTFAARAGDAVFVDGTAPGIGDRCSPYVLTDPGGREIASGCNINGNGYVDRVELTATGTYALRVTAAPGDTGRAAVRVYTARDSDGTMQPNGPAVTATVEQPGARARYRFTGSAGERVYVEVPTSSLTDQCSPLELRDADGRLLRSGCVINGAGEIDGTVLSADGTYTVVVDPIERSTGTTTLRVVTSRDRDAAVTLGGPPVVATVDRPGAVTTYRFTASAGTSVTLAATASDLPDQCGVLALRGPDGSTITTGCVINGAGETGPTVLPASGTYTLVVDPSGAATGQVTMALR; this is encoded by the coding sequence CGGCGCCGCCGCCACCGCAGCGCTCACCACAGTGGAACCGGGCGCGACCGCCACCGTGGCGTCGACCGGGGTACGGCTGCGCGACGGCGAGGTGGTGCTCCGCTCGGTGGCCGCCACTCCGGACGGCGGCGGGCTGGACACGCTCTGGCCGGTCGGCGCACCCGGCCGGTACGAGGTGACCGCGGGCTACGTGACGCTGCCGGTGACCGGCGCGGCGGATCTGTGCGCGGGCGCGACGGCGCTGCGGACCACCACGTTCACCGTGTCCGACGACGGCGGGACCGGTCTCCGTCGGCTCTGGGTGGTGGCCGGGGGAGCGCTGGCGCTGCTCGCCGTCGCGCTGGTCGTACTGCTGCTGGTGCGCCGCCGACGCCGGCCGACCGCCGCCGCCGTGGCGCTGCTGCTGGTCGCAGTCGGCGCGCTCGTCGGCGGTGGCGCCCGGCCGGCGCGGGCCGACTACGGCGTCGACCCGACCGCCGGTGTGCCGGTCAGCGGCGTCGACTTCCAGGCGGCTGTCGACGGCTGCCTGGCCGGATTCGCGCTACCCGGCGGCGATCCGTCCGGCCTGCTGCCGAGGCTGCGGGACAAGAAGAGTCCCCGGGTGCGGATCATCCCGACCACCGGCGGCTCCGGCGCGTTCGAGACGCCGCAGAGCGCCGACGGCAAGGGCTCCTCGACCGTCACGTGGAACCCGACCTCCACCGACCCGTACGGCGACGGGGTGGCCCGCGACCCCTGCGCCGCGCTCTACCACGAGCTGAACCACGCCGACGACATCTCCCGCGACGCCGTGCCGCAGGGCGAGTGCGGCGGCACCGCCATCCGTACCGCCGAGGTGAAGGCGACGCTCGCGGAGAACCGCTACCGGGCGGCGAAGGGGTTGCCGCCGCGCACCGAGTACGACGGGAAGACGCTGCCGAAGAGCCTCGACGAGTGCAAGAAGCCGGCCAAGAAGACGCCGCCGCCGAAGGGCCCGGTGAAGCTCTGCGAGGACGGCGCCGACTGCGGCGGCAGCAACGGTGATCCGCACCTGGTCACGTTCGACCGGGTCGCGTACGACTTCCAGGCCGTGGGCGAGTTCGTCCTGGTCGCGTCCACCGGCGGCGACCCGCTGGAGGTGCAGGTCCGGCAGACCCCGATGGCGGGCACGCGGACCGCCTCGGTCAACTCGGCTGTCGCGTTCCGCATCGGCGCGCACCGCGTCGCGCTCACCCTCACCGGCGGCGGCACCCGGGTGCACGTCGATGGCGCGCCGCTCGCCGCGCCGTCGGACCGCACCGACCTGGCCGGCGGCGGCACCCTCGCCCGCCGTCCGTCGGACACCGGCCCCGCCGACGGGTACGACGTGACGTGGCCCGACGGCTCGGCGGCGGCGGTGGACCAGATCGGCAGCTACGGCTACCGGGTCCTGGTGCGGCTGGCCGACGGCCGGGCCGGAAAGGTACGCGGACTGCTCGGCGACTTCGACGGCGACCCGGCCGACGACATCGCGCCCGCCTCCGGGGCGGCACTGGCCCAGCCGGTGCCGTTCGACAAGCTCTATCCCGCGTACGCGGACAGCTGGCGGATCGCCGCGGGCCGATCCCTGCTGCACTACGACGACGGGCAGGACACCGGCACCTTCACCGACCGCGCGTTCCCGGAACGTGAGGTCACCGTCGGCGATCTCGACCCGGCCCGGCGCGCGGCGGCCGAGCAGATCTGCCGCTGGGCCGGCGTGACCGCGCCCGCCCAGCTCGCCGAGTGCGTCTTCGACGTCGCGGTCAGCGGCCGCCCCGAGTTCGCCGTGGCGGGTGCGAGCACCGAGCGGGTCGCCCCGCCGGCCGCCACCCCGATCAGCGCCGTACCCGTCGCCGCCGCCACGCTCACCCCCGGCGGGGCGCCGCTGACGTTCGCCGCCCGCGCTGGAGACGCCGTCTTCGTCGACGGCACCGCGCCCGGGATCGGCGACCGCTGCTCGCCGTACGTGCTCACCGACCCGGGCGGCCGGGAGATCGCCAGCGGCTGCAACATCAACGGCAACGGGTACGTCGACCGCGTCGAACTCACCGCCACCGGCACGTACGCGCTGCGGGTCACCGCCGCGCCGGGCGACACCGGCCGCGCCGCGGTGCGGGTGTACACGGCCCGGGACAGCGACGGCACGATGCAACCGAACGGCCCGGCGGTCACCGCGACAGTCGAGCAACCCGGCGCGCGGGCCCGCTACCGGTTCACCGGGAGCGCAGGTGAGCGCGTCTACGTGGAGGTGCCGACGAGCAGCCTCACCGACCAGTGCTCCCCGCTGGAACTGCGGGACGCCGACGGGCGGCTGCTGCGTAGCGGCTGCGTGATCAACGGGGCCGGCGAGATCGACGGCACGGTGCTGTCCGCCGACGGGACGTACACAGTGGTGGTCGACCCGATCGAGCGCAGCACCGGCACGACCACGCTGCGGGTGGTCACCAGCCGGGACCGGGACGCGGCGGTGACGCTCGGCGGACCGCCGGTCGTCGCGACGGTGGACCGGCCCGGCGCGGTCACCACCTACCGGTTCACCGCCTCGGCCGGCACGTCGGTGACGCTGGCCGCGACCGCCTCCGATCTGCCCGACCAGTGCGGCGTACTGGCGCTGCGCGGCCCGGACGGAAGCACGATCACCACCGGTTGCGTGATCAACGGGGCAGGCGAGACCGGGCCGACGGTGTTGCCGGCGTCCGGGACGTACACCCTGGTGGTGGACCCGTCCGGGGCCGCTACCGGGCAGGTCACGATGGCGCTGCGGTGA
- a CDS encoding MFS transporter produces MSTTRSVLTPATPAGPGGLRPRVWTALIVLGLVGQMAWTIENIYLNLFVYDTITDDPNVIATMVAASAATATVATLLLGALSDRTGRRRSFIAGGYLLWGVSTAAFGFLTVGFVEDIAPVANVVLVTAIAVITLDCLMSFLGSGANDAAFQAWVTDVTEPANRGRVESVLAIMPLVSMLVIFGGFDGLARTGNWQLFFVVIGVIMAGAGLLAWFLVEDSPSLVRHEGGYLRAVVHGLRPAAMRANPGLYLALAAWSIWGISTQVFLPYLIIYLQRYLRIEGYAIVLAVVLVTASAVSVVGGRLIDRVGKVRFLLPAVVVYGTGLALMFFARGMVPVIAAGIVMMSGFMLVLAPIGAIVRDYSPPDRAGHVQGLRMVFAILVPMLVGPYLGAAVITGAGEVYEDLGVVKQVPTPGIFLMALAVLVLIAVPAVALRRREQEARA; encoded by the coding sequence GTGTCCACCACCCGGAGTGTGCTCACCCCGGCCACGCCGGCCGGTCCAGGCGGCCTGCGCCCCCGCGTCTGGACCGCGCTGATCGTGCTCGGACTCGTCGGGCAGATGGCCTGGACCATCGAGAACATCTACCTGAACCTGTTCGTGTACGACACGATCACCGACGACCCCAACGTGATCGCCACGATGGTCGCCGCCAGCGCCGCGACCGCCACTGTCGCCACCCTGCTGCTAGGCGCCCTCTCCGACCGGACCGGCCGGCGCAGGTCGTTCATCGCCGGTGGCTACCTGCTGTGGGGTGTCTCCACCGCCGCCTTCGGCTTCCTGACCGTGGGTTTCGTGGAGGACATCGCGCCCGTCGCGAACGTCGTGCTCGTCACGGCGATCGCGGTCATCACCCTCGACTGCCTGATGTCCTTCCTCGGCTCTGGGGCCAACGACGCGGCGTTCCAGGCGTGGGTCACCGACGTGACCGAGCCGGCGAACCGCGGCCGGGTCGAGTCGGTGCTCGCGATCATGCCGCTGGTCTCGATGCTGGTGATCTTCGGCGGGTTCGACGGGCTGGCCCGCACCGGGAACTGGCAACTGTTCTTCGTGGTCATCGGCGTGATCATGGCCGGGGCCGGTCTGCTGGCCTGGTTCCTGGTCGAGGACAGCCCGTCACTCGTCCGGCACGAGGGCGGTTACCTGCGCGCCGTCGTCCACGGTCTGCGCCCGGCCGCCATGCGGGCCAACCCGGGGCTCTACCTCGCCCTGGCCGCCTGGTCGATCTGGGGGATCTCCACGCAGGTGTTCCTGCCGTATCTGATCATCTACCTCCAGCGGTACCTGCGGATCGAGGGGTACGCGATCGTCCTGGCTGTCGTCCTCGTCACGGCGTCGGCGGTGAGCGTGGTCGGCGGGCGGCTCATCGACCGCGTCGGCAAGGTGCGCTTCCTGCTGCCGGCGGTAGTGGTGTACGGCACCGGCCTGGCGCTGATGTTCTTCGCCCGCGGCATGGTTCCCGTGATCGCCGCCGGGATCGTGATGATGTCGGGCTTCATGCTCGTCCTCGCCCCGATCGGCGCCATCGTGCGCGACTACTCGCCACCGGACCGGGCCGGCCATGTCCAGGGGCTGCGGATGGTCTTCGCCATCCTCGTCCCGATGCTCGTCGGCCCCTACCTCGGCGCTGCCGTGATCACCGGCGCCGGCGAGGTCTACGAGGATCTCGGCGTGGTGAAGCAGGTCCCGACGCCGGGCATCTTCCTCATGGCGCTGGCCGTGCTGGTCCTCATCGCGGTGCCGGCCGTGGCGCTGCGGCGGCGGGAGCAGGAGGCCCGGGCATGA
- a CDS encoding glycoside hydrolase family 2 protein, translated as MTLLTPWGATLDAERVLPEYPRPQFARDSYLNLNGRWEYAITGSATEPERYDGEIIVPFSPESTLSGVGRQLQPGETLWYRRPLTLPAGFHAAGSRLLLHFGAVDQTCQVYLNDVPVGDHTGGYLPFTCDITDALREDANVLVVAVQDDSDTGHHSRGKQRLRRGGIWYTAQSGIWQTVWAESVPAVHLRSLTLTPLLDERCVEVTAHATADAGDAGIRILADGIAVAEATAPVGVAVRIPMPEVRQWSPEDPFLYDVTAELGADRVRSYFGMRSFGVGPDGDGVPRLLLNGRPYFHAGILDQGYWSDGMYTAPSDEAMIADIATMKRLGFTMLRKHIKIEPLRWYHHCDRLGMLVWQDMVNGGSSYHPLVVTAPAVTPLRLPDRGRWRRWFGRADAGGRDRFRAELRETVEHLRNVVSLAVWVPFNEGWGQFDAARIARDVAELDSTRTVDHASGWHDQGGGDLRSLHVYFRRFRVPRRRGDRRVLVLSEYGGYNLRVDGHAFSRKDFGYRRCRSAEDLAEAFTRLHTEQIVPAIRAGLSATVYTQLSDVEDELNGLLTYDRRVVKLPEEVVRQVNERLRHQRF; from the coding sequence ATGACGCTGCTGACCCCATGGGGTGCCACGCTCGACGCGGAGCGTGTCCTGCCCGAGTATCCCCGCCCGCAGTTCGCCCGGGACAGCTATCTCAACCTCAACGGCCGGTGGGAGTACGCGATCACCGGTTCGGCCACCGAGCCCGAACGCTACGACGGCGAGATCATCGTGCCGTTCTCCCCGGAGTCCACGCTCTCCGGCGTCGGGCGACAGCTCCAGCCGGGCGAGACGCTCTGGTACCGCCGTCCGCTGACACTGCCGGCGGGCTTCCACGCTGCCGGCTCGCGGCTGCTGCTGCACTTCGGCGCGGTCGACCAGACCTGCCAGGTCTACCTGAACGATGTTCCGGTCGGCGACCACACCGGCGGGTATCTGCCGTTCACCTGCGACATCACCGACGCGCTCCGCGAGGACGCCAACGTCCTGGTCGTGGCGGTCCAGGACGACAGCGACACCGGCCACCACTCCCGGGGCAAGCAGCGGCTGCGCCGCGGCGGCATCTGGTACACCGCCCAGTCCGGCATCTGGCAGACGGTGTGGGCCGAGAGCGTGCCCGCCGTGCACCTGCGAAGCCTCACCCTGACTCCGCTCCTCGACGAGCGGTGCGTCGAGGTGACAGCGCACGCGACGGCGGATGCCGGCGACGCCGGCATCCGGATCCTGGCCGACGGGATCGCGGTGGCCGAGGCCACCGCGCCGGTCGGCGTGGCCGTGCGCATCCCGATGCCCGAGGTACGGCAGTGGAGCCCCGAGGATCCGTTCCTCTACGACGTCACCGCCGAGCTGGGCGCGGATCGGGTCCGCAGCTATTTCGGCATGCGCTCGTTCGGTGTCGGGCCGGACGGGGACGGCGTGCCCCGGCTGCTGCTCAACGGCCGGCCGTACTTCCACGCCGGGATCCTCGACCAGGGCTACTGGTCGGACGGCATGTACACGGCGCCCTCCGACGAGGCGATGATCGCCGACATCGCCACCATGAAGCGGCTCGGGTTCACCATGCTGCGCAAGCACATCAAGATCGAGCCGCTGCGCTGGTATCACCACTGCGACCGGCTGGGGATGCTGGTCTGGCAGGACATGGTCAACGGCGGCAGCAGTTACCACCCGCTGGTCGTCACCGCGCCGGCGGTGACGCCGCTGCGGCTGCCCGACCGGGGCCGGTGGCGGCGCTGGTTCGGCCGTGCCGACGCCGGCGGACGGGACCGGTTCCGGGCCGAGCTGCGCGAAACCGTCGAGCATCTGCGCAACGTGGTGAGCCTCGCCGTGTGGGTGCCCTTCAACGAGGGCTGGGGGCAGTTCGACGCGGCCCGGATCGCCCGCGACGTCGCCGAACTCGACAGTACCCGCACTGTCGACCACGCCAGCGGCTGGCACGACCAGGGCGGGGGCGACCTGCGCAGCCTGCACGTCTACTTCCGCCGCTTCCGGGTGCCGCGGCGACGCGGCGACCGCCGGGTGCTGGTGCTGTCGGAGTACGGCGGCTACAACCTGCGCGTCGACGGGCACGCGTTCAGCCGCAAGGATTTCGGCTACCGGCGGTGCCGGAGCGCCGAGGACCTGGCGGAGGCGTTCACGCGGCTGCACACCGAGCAGATCGTGCCCGCGATCCGGGCCGGTCTGAGCGCGACCGTCTACACCCAGCTGTCCGACGTGGAGGACGAGCTGAACGGTCTGCTCACGTACGACCGGCGCGTGGTCAAGCTTCCCGAGGAAGTGGTCCGGCAGGTCAACGAGAGGCTGCGTCACCAGCGGTTCTGA